GAATTCATCGACCATACGGCCAATATCGCCAACCTGACGAATGATCGTATCGGTGCATTGATCGAAGACTTCGCGATCCTCGGTAATCACTTTGCCATAACGACGACGAATGCGTTCAGCCGAAAGCTGGATCGGTGTGAGCGGGTTTTTGATCTCATGTGCAATGCGGCGCGCAACATCAGCCCATGCAGACGAACGCTGTGCCTGAACGAGATCGGTAATGTCATCAACGGTGACGACATAAGAGTGATCGTCGGATTCCGCATCCTCAACAGTTACCTGCACGTTGAAGGTACGCGCAACACCGCCACGAGTCATGCTGACCTGCTCGCGATGAACAGTGCGACCCGTCGTGCGGGCAACTTCAAAGGCCTGTCCGATTTCAGGAGCAATGCTGCTTAGGCTCTTGCCAATTGCATCCTCTGAGCTGACCCCGAACATATGCTCGGCAGAACGGTTGAGGATCGAAATCGAGCCATCCGTTTCGATGCCGATAACACCGGCTGTAACGCCTGAAAGCACGGCTTCGGAGAAGCGACGGCGTTCATCGATCTGGTCTTTGGCAGACAGAAGTTCGTTACGCTGGCTCTTAAGCTCGGCGACCATGTTGTTGAAGGTGCCCGAAAGCGCACCAACGTCACCATCCGACGAGCGTACCGGCACAGAAATATCGAGATTGCCAGCAGCCACATCATCAGCAGCACCAATCAGCAGCCTGATCGGGCGCACCAGACGGTCAGCAACGGCAATACCGGTCCAAATAGCCGACAACAGAACAATGAGAGTCAGACCAAAATAGAGAAGCGCAAAAGCGATCTGGGTCGGGATGCGCGTAGCATCCATCTCCTGATAGCGTTCTGTGTTGGCTTTCATCAGACGCATTGCGTCCAATATCTGCTGATCGATAGCCCGAACCGTATAAAGATACAGATCCGGTATTTCGCGCATCTTAATAACAGCGCCGACGAAGTTCAGATCACCCGGGGGGATGATAACCGGCTTACCGTCAGAGGCTGTTTGCAGAGCATCTTCGGTAGGCGGTGGAAGACGTGTTTCCACACCAGTTTCGCTTTTAACGATAACGGTGCCGTCTTCACGAACCAGAAATGCACCGAGCAGCCCGCGGCCGCCGGCTTGGAGCGTCATATAGCGAATGAACCCGCCCCTATCGAGACTGTAAAGCGTGCGTTGAGCATCCAGCTCCTGCAGCATCGAAAAAGACGTGCTCTGCAAGTTAAGTGCCGTGTCGCGGAGATAGGAGTCGGCCAAACTCTGCGACGAACTCACGATATCGCGTGTATTCGTATCAAACCACCGATCAAGTCCGAGATTAAGCGTCACGGAAGCGACAATTGCCACCACGATTGCCGGAACGGCCGCAATCAATGAGAACAGCGCGACGATGCGGACATGCAGACGAGAAGCTGCTTTTC
The Ochrobactrum sp. BTU1 DNA segment above includes these coding regions:
- a CDS encoding PAS domain-containing sensor histidine kinase, which codes for MRCIDATLLGNMVNMNTANLTTDMDKVGRSSQGGEGRRLLALPGIITVVLALVTASISFAILIGITPITPDRNVTIALVIVNVALIVFLILLICREIFRIVSARRSGKAASRLHVRIVALFSLIAAVPAIVVAIVASVTLNLGLDRWFDTNTRDIVSSSQSLADSYLRDTALNLQSTSFSMLQELDAQRTLYSLDRGGFIRYMTLQAGGRGLLGAFLVREDGTVIVKSETGVETRLPPPTEDALQTASDGKPVIIPPGDLNFVGAVIKMREIPDLYLYTVRAIDQQILDAMRLMKANTERYQEMDATRIPTQIAFALLYFGLTLIVLLSAIWTGIAVADRLVRPIRLLIGAADDVAAGNLDISVPVRSSDGDVGALSGTFNNMVAELKSQRNELLSAKDQIDERRRFSEAVLSGVTAGVIGIETDGSISILNRSAEHMFGVSSEDAIGKSLSSIAPEIGQAFEVARTTGRTVHREQVSMTRGGVARTFNVQVTVEDAESDDHSYVVTVDDITDLVQAQRSSAWADVARRIAHEIKNPLTPIQLSAERIRRRYGKVITEDREVFDQCTDTIIRQVGDIGRMVDEFSAFARMPKPEMKAMDMREALREASFLIEVSRQDIQFANEYGSEKLIGSFDSRLLGQAFGNVIKNASEAIDAVPKEERGEGHILVRSMKADGNLIVDVIDNGKGLPGDDRQKLLEPYMTTREKGTGLGLAIVRKIVEDHGGHLELHDAPADFHGGRGAMIRMIFPEVSAGPSGVEEGNPGNEIIGQVN